From a single Chlorogloeopsis sp. ULAP01 genomic region:
- a CDS encoding glycosyltransferase family 2 protein: MPANFWPENDSYNELDPLESLLADLSVQEEDVLEEETSTPVSVPSRFQGRRRKAALALTIVWSGTIALHLVSWGSLFVLGLTTILGLHALVLVFAKPRRPHEQIQGDFPYVSVLVAAKNEETVIDKLVRNLCSLEYPEDKYEVWIVDDKSSDRTPQLLAELAQEYHNLRVLQRPVGAGGGKSGALNQVLPLTKGDILAVFDADAQVPKDMLLQVIPLFQRENLGAVQVRKAIANAEENFWTKGQMAEMAVDAYIQQQRTAVGGIGELRGNGQFVRREALTGCGGWNEETITDDLDLTLRLHLTNWDIDCVFYPAVEEEGVTSAIALWHQRNRWAEGGYQRYLDYWDLILKNRMGTRKTWDMLAFMLIQYILPTAAVPDLLMAIAKHRPPILSPVTGLTVTMSVAGMFAGLARVRKQKGFKISTYFLLLLQTLRGTLYMLHWLVVMSSTTARMSVRPKRLKWVKTVHTGSEN; the protein is encoded by the coding sequence ATGCCAGCGAATTTCTGGCCCGAAAACGATTCTTACAACGAGCTTGATCCGCTCGAATCCTTGCTTGCCGACCTATCGGTGCAAGAAGAAGATGTGCTGGAGGAAGAGACATCAACTCCTGTGTCTGTTCCATCCCGCTTTCAAGGTCGCAGACGCAAAGCTGCTTTGGCTCTGACGATAGTTTGGAGTGGCACGATCGCCCTGCATTTAGTTTCTTGGGGTTCTTTGTTTGTACTAGGACTAACCACAATCCTTGGACTGCACGCCCTGGTGCTGGTGTTTGCTAAACCCCGCCGTCCTCACGAGCAAATCCAGGGTGATTTTCCGTATGTCTCGGTTTTGGTAGCTGCCAAAAATGAAGAGACTGTGATTGATAAATTAGTTAGAAACCTTTGCAGCTTAGAATACCCAGAAGACAAGTACGAAGTCTGGATCGTTGACGATAAAAGCAGCGATCGAACACCGCAGCTGTTAGCAGAACTGGCGCAGGAATACCACAATTTAAGAGTGTTGCAGCGTCCAGTGGGAGCAGGTGGCGGTAAATCTGGGGCATTAAATCAAGTGCTGCCATTAACAAAAGGGGATATTTTGGCAGTATTTGACGCCGATGCTCAAGTGCCAAAAGATATGCTCCTGCAAGTCATACCCTTGTTCCAACGTGAAAATCTGGGGGCGGTGCAAGTGCGAAAAGCGATCGCCAACGCCGAAGAAAATTTTTGGACAAAGGGTCAGATGGCAGAAATGGCTGTTGATGCCTATATTCAGCAACAGCGAACAGCTGTAGGTGGCATTGGTGAGTTGCGGGGAAATGGTCAATTTGTCCGGCGCGAAGCCCTTACGGGTTGCGGTGGCTGGAATGAAGAAACCATCACCGATGATTTGGATTTGACACTCCGCTTACATTTAACCAACTGGGATATTGATTGCGTATTCTACCCAGCAGTTGAAGAAGAAGGTGTGACGAGCGCGATCGCTCTTTGGCATCAGCGCAATCGTTGGGCTGAAGGAGGATATCAGCGATATTTAGATTACTGGGATCTGATTCTCAAAAACCGCATGGGCACCCGTAAAACCTGGGATATGCTGGCATTCATGTTGATCCAGTACATCTTGCCCACCGCAGCAGTGCCTGATTTGTTGATGGCAATCGCCAAGCATCGTCCGCCAATCCTGAGTCCGGTAACAGGTTTAACTGTAACAATGTCAGTGGCAGGTATGTTTGCTGGCTTGGCAAGGGTGAGGAAACAAAAAGGTTTCAAGATTTCTACTTATTTCTTGCTGCTACTCCAAACCTTGCGCGGTACCTTGTATATGCTCCACTGGTTAGTGGTGATGAGCAGTACCACTGCCCGAATGTCGGTTCGTCCCAAGCGTTTGAAATGGGTAAAAACTGTACATACGGGAAGTGAAAATTAG
- a CDS encoding DNA polymerase III subunit gamma/tau, translated as MSYEPLHHKYRPKSFAELVGQEAIATTLTNAIRAAKIAPAYLFTGPRGTGKTSSARILAKSLNCIKSDKPTPDPCGVCNVCQGITKGYSLDVIEIDAASNTGVDNIREIIERAQFAPVQCRYKVYVVDECHMLSTAAFNALLKTLEEPPKHVVFVLATTDPQRVLPTIISRCQRFDFRRIPLEAMVKHLSNIAAQENINITPEAVTLIAQIAQGGLRDAESLLDQLSLLSGEVTPERVWDLVGSVSESDLLILLSAIAFDNPEAVLDCTRKILDRGREPLIILQNLASFYRDLLIANTAPSRHDLVACTPQTWKALIDLSQQLDRSTILLGQQHLRSAEVQLKNTTQPRLWLEVTLLGLLPSAHHNTQAFTASRPTPAATPSPRISTAPTSFVPSPGNKEHTSHHEKTSEVVNDRQIKSSTADTKPSSENGRIAENPSIQKANGSLSQSQMASVGTSASNLPSAKAYPTEREPPEETHSPAKTTAQQSSLQSNGSSQRALSDDSASGEFSPPDNTASSTNHEQVSTTANFDLTQIWQQVLANFQPVSRRELLRQMCHLIEFDGAMACIAIKQAWYKKVQSEQSKIATAFQETFQRQIQVNLALATASNSTPLKSASSPQPQPTFNQQKYNPNPPVDIAKPVQTPPQKTELVKNSNVVKSSSPPQQQTAPIVDWETDEVAIAAQRLAQFFDGQIISFTEDVAEVANSTNAAQWEDEAEIDEEF; from the coding sequence ATGTCTTACGAACCGCTGCACCACAAGTATCGCCCCAAAAGTTTTGCTGAATTGGTGGGACAAGAAGCGATCGCTACTACTCTCACTAATGCTATTCGTGCAGCGAAAATAGCACCTGCATATTTGTTTACCGGGCCAAGAGGTACAGGAAAAACCTCTAGCGCCCGTATTTTAGCTAAATCACTTAATTGTATTAAAAGTGACAAACCCACGCCCGATCCTTGTGGCGTATGTAATGTTTGTCAAGGAATTACTAAGGGTTATTCTTTAGACGTAATTGAAATTGATGCTGCCAGCAACACTGGTGTAGATAATATCCGCGAGATTATTGAAAGAGCACAATTTGCCCCTGTTCAGTGTCGCTACAAGGTTTATGTGGTCGATGAGTGCCATATGCTCAGTACCGCAGCATTTAATGCGCTACTAAAAACACTCGAAGAACCACCTAAGCACGTTGTCTTTGTCCTAGCGACAACCGATCCGCAGCGAGTTCTACCAACGATTATTTCACGCTGTCAGCGATTTGATTTCCGCAGGATTCCTTTAGAAGCGATGGTCAAGCATTTAAGTAACATCGCTGCCCAAGAAAATATTAATATTACTCCTGAAGCAGTTACCTTAATAGCTCAAATTGCTCAGGGAGGATTGCGGGATGCGGAAAGCTTACTTGATCAGTTAAGTTTATTGTCGGGGGAAGTGACACCTGAGCGAGTTTGGGATTTAGTGGGTTCGGTAAGCGAAAGTGACTTACTCATACTATTGAGTGCGATCGCTTTTGATAACCCCGAAGCAGTGCTTGATTGTACTCGTAAAATTCTAGATCGTGGTCGAGAACCCCTCATTATTCTTCAGAATTTAGCTTCTTTTTACCGAGATTTACTCATTGCCAACACCGCGCCTAGTCGCCATGATTTAGTGGCTTGTACTCCCCAGACTTGGAAAGCGTTGATTGATTTATCTCAACAGTTAGATAGAAGTACAATTTTGCTGGGACAACAGCACCTGCGATCGGCTGAAGTGCAATTAAAGAACACTACTCAACCACGTTTGTGGTTAGAAGTAACACTTTTGGGATTGTTGCCTTCAGCACATCATAACACCCAAGCATTTACTGCAAGCCGACCAACACCTGCGGCAACACCAAGCCCTCGCATCTCTACTGCGCCTACCTCTTTCGTCCCATCTCCAGGTAATAAAGAGCATACTTCTCACCATGAAAAAACATCCGAAGTTGTAAATGACAGACAAATTAAATCATCTACTGCGGATACAAAGCCTAGCTCTGAAAATGGGCGCATAGCAGAAAATCCCAGTATCCAAAAAGCCAACGGCAGTTTATCGCAATCACAGATGGCTTCTGTGGGAACGTCTGCGAGTAATCTGCCTTCTGCAAAAGCTTACCCCACCGAACGAGAACCCCCAGAGGAAACACACTCACCTGCAAAGACTACTGCACAGCAAAGCTCTTTGCAAAGTAATGGCTCTTCTCAAAGAGCACTGTCTGATGATTCCGCTTCTGGTGAGTTCTCTCCACCTGACAATACTGCCTCCTCTACAAATCACGAACAAGTTTCTACAACTGCAAATTTTGACTTGACTCAAATTTGGCAACAGGTACTTGCCAACTTCCAGCCTGTTTCCCGACGGGAGCTATTGCGTCAAATGTGCCATCTAATCGAGTTTGACGGTGCTATGGCTTGTATTGCTATCAAACAAGCTTGGTATAAAAAGGTGCAATCAGAACAATCAAAGATTGCAACAGCATTTCAGGAAACTTTCCAACGTCAGATTCAAGTAAACTTGGCATTGGCAACTGCATCAAACTCTACGCCCCTCAAGAGTGCTTCTTCACCCCAACCACAGCCTACTTTTAACCAACAAAAGTATAATCCAAATCCGCCAGTTGATATTGCCAAACCAGTACAAACACCGCCTCAAAAAACAGAATTAGTTAAGAATTCAAATGTAGTAAAATCTTCGTCTCCACCACAACAACAAACTGCACCAATTGTAGATTGGGAAACTGACGAAGTGGCGATCGCAGCTCAACGTCTAGCACAATTTTTTGATGGGCAAATTATTAGTTTTACCGAGGATGTAGCAGAAGTAGCCAACTCTACCAACGCTGCTCAATGGGAAGATGAGGCAGAAATAGATGAGGAATTTTAG
- a CDS encoding amidase, giving the protein MSSLVFWTANQMAQAIRDRQVSAQEVLEAHLQQIATHNAKVNAIVTLDEERAKQQAKAADAAIARGEIWGALHGVPMTVKDCYETAGMRSTCGYKKFFDYIPAQDATIVSRIKAAGAIILGKTNMAILASDMQTVSDFGQTNNPWNPSFTVGGSSGGSAAAVAAGFVPMDLCSGLGGSARIPAHFCGVFGIKPTENRVSMAGAWIAPLEGNAGLQYMYAPGVMTRSVEDLKLWLEIVEGEDERWVYTPPIFPEVIEHRPLKSYQIAWTDNFGEISASQETRDVLERVAKKLIEQGCLVEKASPSDFDYTAAWENYGELTGAWLATRLMPTQPILLNNLRKLLAGGAVIKGALRGSRLKLKQYGVALARRATFTQQMDRFLSQWDAWICPVIPFPAFKHHIPGKPIDVDGQQMPYVLGGVAYTSIFTLTGHPVVVIPVGQTKNGLPIGVHLVGKRWKDYHLLALAEKIVEVTGAIAHPPGY; this is encoded by the coding sequence ATGAGTAGTCTTGTTTTTTGGACGGCAAATCAGATGGCTCAAGCCATTCGCGATCGCCAAGTTTCAGCCCAAGAAGTTTTAGAGGCACATCTGCAACAAATTGCAACTCATAATGCTAAAGTGAATGCGATCGTCACACTTGATGAGGAACGCGCCAAACAGCAAGCCAAAGCCGCCGATGCAGCGATCGCTAGAGGGGAAATCTGGGGAGCTTTACATGGTGTGCCGATGACAGTAAAGGATTGCTATGAAACGGCTGGAATGCGATCGACTTGTGGCTATAAAAAGTTCTTTGACTATATTCCAGCTCAAGATGCCACGATTGTCTCCCGAATCAAAGCCGCAGGTGCAATCATTTTGGGCAAAACAAACATGGCTATTCTCGCTTCTGATATGCAAACTGTGTCTGATTTTGGACAGACAAACAATCCTTGGAATCCATCGTTTACCGTCGGTGGCAGCAGTGGTGGGAGTGCAGCAGCCGTAGCCGCAGGATTTGTGCCAATGGATCTCTGTTCAGGCTTAGGCGGATCAGCGAGAATTCCGGCTCATTTTTGCGGTGTGTTTGGCATTAAACCCACAGAAAATCGAGTTTCAATGGCAGGAGCCTGGATTGCTCCCTTAGAAGGCAATGCAGGGCTTCAGTATATGTATGCTCCGGGTGTGATGACTCGCTCTGTAGAAGACTTGAAGCTTTGGCTTGAGATTGTTGAGGGCGAAGATGAACGATGGGTTTATACGCCTCCTATTTTCCCGGAAGTTATTGAGCATCGCCCACTTAAGTCTTACCAAATTGCATGGACAGACAATTTTGGTGAGATTTCTGCCAGCCAGGAAACACGAGACGTTTTAGAGAGAGTAGCTAAAAAGCTAATTGAGCAGGGTTGCCTAGTTGAAAAAGCCTCACCTTCCGACTTCGATTACACGGCGGCTTGGGAGAACTATGGAGAGTTAACAGGTGCGTGGCTGGCAACTCGACTGATGCCGACGCAGCCAATTCTCCTAAACAATCTTCGTAAACTGCTGGCAGGGGGGGCTGTAATTAAGGGAGCATTGAGAGGATCGAGATTAAAACTAAAGCAATATGGCGTAGCCCTAGCTCGTAGAGCCACCTTCACTCAACAGATGGATCGCTTTTTATCACAATGGGATGCCTGGATTTGTCCAGTTATTCCTTTCCCTGCCTTTAAGCACCACATACCAGGTAAACCAATTGATGTTGATGGACAGCAAATGCCTTATGTTTTAGGTGGTGTTGCTTACACCAGCATTTTTACACTAACTGGGCATCCGGTTGTTGTTATCCCTGTCGGACAAACCAAGAATGGGTTACCGATTGGGGTTCATTTGGTTGGAAAGCGATGGAAGGATTATCATCTCCTCGCTCTAGCAGAGAAAATCGTCGAGGTTACTGGTGCGATCGCTCACCCACCTGGATATTAA
- a CDS encoding AraC family transcriptional regulator, whose protein sequence is MPSAKPQIINFGKSDSWQQVLPRAPVLSSHTAAWKGIHFEYHRQPVHETPEYCFPVHTISIGLRYEAREFKANRRVYKDFCPGNIAICPAYESLSTQAYGNAEFMLLSIDPNLLALVTDGSQSVDQIEIVSQVFGADPLIYHMGLELKRELEFAELDSHLYAESMATALATHLVRRYATRKQVIKNYFGGLPTYKLKTAIAYIHEHLDQPLSLAEIAALVNMSPHYFASLFKQSTGAAPYQYITKCRIERAKQLLTQSEFTIIEVCHQVGFQSQSHFTKVFRNYTKVTPKAYRNSRA, encoded by the coding sequence ATGCCAAGTGCCAAACCTCAAATAATTAATTTTGGTAAATCAGACTCTTGGCAGCAAGTTTTACCACGAGCACCTGTTTTATCTAGTCACACGGCGGCATGGAAAGGAATTCATTTTGAGTATCATCGCCAGCCTGTTCATGAAACTCCTGAATACTGTTTTCCTGTTCATACCATCAGTATTGGTTTGAGATATGAGGCAAGGGAATTCAAGGCAAATCGACGAGTCTACAAAGATTTTTGTCCTGGAAATATTGCTATTTGTCCTGCCTATGAAAGTCTTAGTACTCAAGCATACGGCAATGCAGAATTTATGTTGCTGTCAATCGATCCTAACCTACTTGCTCTGGTAACTGATGGATCTCAAAGCGTCGATCAAATTGAAATTGTGTCGCAAGTCTTTGGTGCCGATCCGTTGATTTACCATATGGGATTGGAGCTGAAGCGAGAACTGGAATTTGCTGAATTAGATAGTCATCTTTATGCAGAATCGATGGCAACGGCTTTGGCGACTCACTTAGTCAGACGATATGCAACACGAAAGCAAGTTATTAAGAATTACTTTGGTGGATTACCTACTTACAAGCTCAAAACTGCGATCGCCTACATCCATGAACATTTGGATCAACCCTTAAGTTTGGCAGAAATTGCCGCACTAGTAAACATGAGTCCGCATTACTTTGCCAGCTTGTTCAAACAATCAACAGGAGCTGCTCCTTACCAATACATCACAAAATGCCGAATTGAACGAGCGAAACAATTACTGACACAATCTGAATTCACGATTATAGAAGTTTGTCATCAAGTGGGTTTTCAAAGCCAAAGTCATTTCACAAAGGTTTTTCGCAACTATACAAAGGTTACGCCCAAGGCTTATCGTAACTCACGCGCTTAA
- a CDS encoding LysE family translocator has protein sequence MVVLACIPSVSVLAVSTRSATSGFIYGVFTTIGIVVGDIIFIIIAIWGLSLLAETMGSLFVLIKYLGGAYLILLGIKLCRSKSKNVETQEVVKSSLISSFLTGLLITLGDQKATLFYLGFFPAFLDISKISYFDTGIIITITTVAVGGVKLGYAFMADRARLLISSKITKGINIAAGCVMIAVGVFLVTKA, from the coding sequence ATGGTTGTGCTGGCTTGTATTCCCAGTGTGAGTGTATTGGCTGTCTCGACAAGATCGGCGACATCTGGATTCATTTATGGTGTTTTCACAACCATAGGGATAGTGGTTGGTGACATTATTTTCATCATCATAGCCATTTGGGGTTTATCGCTTCTGGCTGAAACGATGGGGAGCCTATTTGTCCTCATAAAATATCTTGGTGGTGCTTATCTTATTTTGTTGGGAATAAAGCTATGCAGGTCAAAATCAAAGAATGTGGAGACACAGGAGGTTGTTAAATCCTCTTTAATATCCAGTTTTTTGACTGGACTATTGATTACATTGGGCGATCAAAAAGCGACTTTATTTTATCTTGGTTTTTTCCCAGCTTTTCTTGATATTTCTAAAATCTCTTATTTTGACACTGGCATCATCATAACAATTACTACAGTGGCTGTAGGCGGTGTAAAACTTGGTTATGCATTCATGGCAGATAGAGCGAGATTGCTGATTAGTTCCAAAATCACAAAAGGAATAAACATTGCTGCTGGCTGTGTAATGATTGCTGTGGGGGTATTTTTGGTAACAAAAGCTTAA
- a CDS encoding S41 family peptidase, whose translation MRSTGVSFSVVMAVLLGVIACTGNKSANESIKANPAIAEPQSSPKPTQESTEAVSLDWFTSSRLKSKDNVSASQAKAFINNVYQTLDSKIFDPAFKKDERDQQLQELLNTIDGKPNWTRAEVIERISSQLKKLSISHLRILDPTEGEKLFRVVEQKPLPDATPEPAISAEIRGEIGILRVKSFLIPHVTKVALDNAKSHLSQAKVILIDLRGNGGGAGSSISYLVEDIVGADKVLWRDRTREGLQVQKPYIFRGYFDDAVNAEAKAEIKLSKEQPFVEWRTRTEAKRDPRPHFILVDDQCGSSCDLFAGIIKDYGSAKILGTRTMGALFGGDAVRLNWQGFALIVPTLQVISPKGNTIEGVGVKPDIQIPECKNSGSQCLEKAIEIAGAAASHDR comes from the coding sequence ATGCGCTCAACAGGGGTAAGTTTTAGTGTCGTGATGGCAGTCTTGTTAGGTGTAATCGCCTGTACTGGAAACAAATCTGCAAACGAGTCAATCAAAGCAAATCCCGCGATCGCTGAACCGCAATCCTCACCAAAACCGACTCAAGAATCTACGGAAGCCGTCTCGCTGGATTGGTTTACTTCTTCTCGACTAAAGTCTAAGGATAACGTATCTGCTTCACAAGCAAAGGCGTTCATCAACAATGTCTATCAAACACTCGACAGCAAAATCTTTGATCCTGCCTTCAAAAAAGATGAGCGAGACCAACAACTACAAGAACTTCTAAATACAATAGATGGGAAGCCGAATTGGACGAGAGCGGAAGTAATCGAACGCATCAGCAGCCAGCTGAAAAAGCTCTCAATATCCCATCTAAGAATTTTAGATCCAACTGAAGGTGAAAAATTATTCCGTGTGGTTGAGCAGAAACCATTACCAGATGCCACACCTGAACCAGCAATTTCAGCCGAAATACGAGGCGAGATAGGAATTCTTAGAGTCAAAAGCTTCCTGATTCCCCATGTCACCAAGGTTGCACTAGATAATGCAAAGTCTCATCTCTCTCAAGCCAAAGTGATTCTGATTGATCTGCGTGGGAATGGTGGCGGCGCGGGATCAAGCATTAGTTACTTAGTAGAAGACATTGTGGGTGCTGACAAAGTGCTTTGGAGAGACAGAACCCGTGAGGGGCTACAAGTGCAAAAGCCGTATATCTTTCGAGGATATTTTGATGATGCGGTGAATGCTGAAGCTAAAGCTGAGATTAAGCTATCCAAAGAGCAACCGTTTGTAGAGTGGCGTACTCGAACAGAAGCTAAGAGAGATCCAAGACCTCACTTCATTTTGGTTGATGATCAATGTGGTTCGTCTTGTGACTTGTTTGCAGGAATCATCAAGGATTATGGATCTGCCAAAATATTGGGAACTCGAACAATGGGCGCACTATTTGGGGGCGATGCAGTCAGGCTGAACTGGCAGGGATTCGCGCTCATAGTCCCGACACTTCAGGTGATCTCACCCAAAGGTAATACTATCGAAGGTGTGGGAGTGAAACCAGATATCCAAATCCCTGAATGTAAAAACAGTGGTAGCCAGTGTCTTGAGAAAGCAATCGAGATTGCAGGCGCGGCTGCATCACACGACCGTTAA
- a CDS encoding glutathione S-transferase family protein produces the protein MASGMMVDGKWTTDANKLAPSGNFKEIPTTFRDRISADGKSGFKAEARRYHLYVSLACPWAHRTLIMRELKGLNDAISVSIVDPIMSDKGWMFSKAPGAIPDRVNHAQYLQEIYVKADPKYTGRVTVPVLWDQQTQTIVNNESREIMRMFDVEFAQLATQKIDLYPHDLQQKIDETIDAIYLPINAGVYRSGFATSQAAYEEAVTELFESLDQWEIVLSKQRYLCGDQLTEADICMFTTLYRFDSVYHSHFKCNLRRIIDYPNLWNYLKDLYQISEFKATCNLDYTKRAYYISMTEINPNRIVPKGPIIDFDERHDRDRFGKI, from the coding sequence ATGGCATCAGGAATGATGGTCGATGGCAAATGGACAACCGACGCAAATAAATTAGCTCCCAGTGGTAATTTCAAAGAGATACCGACAACATTTCGCGATCGCATCAGCGCCGATGGCAAGAGCGGATTTAAGGCAGAAGCAAGACGCTATCACCTCTACGTTTCCTTGGCGTGTCCGTGGGCGCATCGCACCTTAATTATGCGAGAACTCAAAGGGTTGAATGATGCCATCTCAGTCTCTATTGTCGATCCGATTATGAGCGATAAGGGCTGGATGTTTAGTAAAGCACCGGGAGCCATTCCTGACCGGGTGAATCATGCTCAATATCTGCAAGAGATTTATGTGAAAGCCGATCCCAAATACACAGGGCGAGTCACAGTTCCGGTATTGTGGGATCAGCAAACTCAAACAATCGTCAATAACGAATCTCGCGAAATCATGCGAATGTTTGATGTAGAGTTTGCTCAATTGGCAACGCAGAAAATAGATTTATACCCACACGACTTACAACAGAAGATTGATGAAACAATCGATGCAATTTATCTGCCCATCAATGCTGGTGTATATCGCTCTGGTTTTGCGACTTCACAAGCAGCCTACGAAGAAGCAGTAACTGAACTCTTCGAGAGTTTAGATCAATGGGAAATCGTTCTGAGCAAGCAGCGCTATTTATGTGGGGATCAACTCACTGAAGCGGATATTTGTATGTTTACAACGCTGTATCGCTTTGACTCAGTCTATCACAGTCACTTTAAGTGCAATTTGCGGCGAATTATTGACTATCCGAACCTTTGGAATTATCTCAAGGATTTATATCAGATTTCTGAATTCAAAGCGACGTGCAATCTAGACTACACTAAGCGTGCCTATTACATAAGTATGACCGAGATTAATCCCAATCGAATTGTGCCAAAGGGGCCAATCATCGATTTTGACGAACGGCACGATCGCGATCGCTTCGGCAAAATTTAG
- a CDS encoding GNAT family N-acetyltransferase, with protein MIELDSDNRESIRKLFDHYPCLRGFVAAVIEGDMGKVFVDSQEKPRMALSVLEFHFLAGDPLHANPQQLEKLLQPGGMVIAPTPAWQQLVTAIYPNPLDIDHREAFQVDKFDVERLRQFCQAVPSGFELRQVRLEEVTQFAADLNPYLGYNFRSHEDLMTRGVALGILHQGRFVSGASSAAVGGGKVEIDIHTHEQFRRRGLARAVAAALILYCLDRGLEPCWDAANEPSSALARQLGFRSTGKYEALNLPDDESATG; from the coding sequence ATGATTGAATTGGATAGTGACAACCGAGAGTCCATACGAAAGCTGTTTGATCATTATCCATGCTTGCGTGGTTTTGTCGCAGCGGTCATCGAAGGTGACATGGGAAAGGTCTTTGTAGACTCACAAGAGAAGCCTCGCATGGCTCTCTCCGTGCTTGAGTTTCACTTCCTGGCGGGCGATCCACTCCACGCAAATCCCCAGCAACTTGAAAAGCTACTGCAACCTGGGGGTATGGTGATTGCTCCAACTCCAGCGTGGCAGCAGCTAGTCACTGCCATCTATCCGAATCCGTTGGACATAGATCATCGTGAAGCCTTCCAAGTTGACAAGTTCGATGTCGAGCGGTTGAGACAGTTCTGTCAAGCAGTGCCAAGCGGGTTTGAACTACGGCAAGTGCGCCTCGAAGAGGTGACGCAATTCGCCGCAGACCTTAATCCTTATCTGGGTTACAACTTTCGTTCTCACGAAGATCTCATGACGCGAGGAGTCGCTCTGGGTATCCTGCATCAGGGCAGGTTTGTCTCCGGCGCTTCCTCCGCAGCGGTTGGCGGGGGGAAAGTGGAGATCGATATCCACACCCATGAGCAGTTTCGTCGTCGGGGGTTGGCTAGGGCAGTCGCCGCAGCCTTGATACTGTATTGCCTTGATCGCGGGTTAGAGCCATGTTGGGATGCAGCGAATGAGCCGTCTTCAGCCTTGGCGAGACAACTGGGGTTTCGCTCGACGGGGAAATACGAGGCACTGAATTTGCCGGATGATGAGAGCGCCACAGGCTGA
- a CDS encoding DUF6194 family protein, whose protein sequence is MTPEEITQYICNKLSGVVPKASWGETSLFYNPGRVLPNGVYFCTIKQNNGENDKASNLDREGVFRVAIGLNSKTYVRLFGQKPARPGKGGIVATGHDFTKLNELMPHPIYAWMFWAQILSPSRDKFENVFPLIEEAHHEAIKKFEKKTANNSVAAERLGSVN, encoded by the coding sequence GTGACACCAGAAGAAATCACTCAATATATATGCAATAAACTTTCGGGTGTAGTCCCGAAAGCCAGTTGGGGCGAAACGTCACTGTTTTACAATCCTGGTCGCGTGTTGCCCAATGGCGTTTATTTTTGCACAATCAAGCAAAATAATGGCGAAAACGACAAAGCATCAAATCTTGATCGAGAAGGTGTATTTAGAGTTGCTATAGGTCTTAATTCCAAAACCTACGTTCGTTTATTTGGTCAGAAACCAGCGCGCCCCGGCAAGGGCGGTATTGTTGCAACGGGTCACGACTTTACAAAGTTAAATGAGCTTATGCCGCATCCAATTTACGCTTGGATGTTCTGGGCACAAATACTTTCCCCTAGCCGAGACAAGTTTGAGAATGTTTTTCCTCTAATTGAGGAAGCGCATCACGAAGCAATCAAAAAGTTTGAGAAAAAGACAGCTAACAATTCGGTTGCAGCGGAACGACTCGGTTCTGTTAATTGA
- a CDS encoding CopG family antitoxin, protein MAENKSKQLPQFNTNQELVEFFDAHDLGEYEGELPEAHFDVDIKRSHYLVSIDRDLMSKLLKVAKEQQISVEMLVDSWLKEKLIKAS, encoded by the coding sequence ATGGCAGAAAATAAGTCTAAGCAGTTACCTCAATTTAATACTAATCAGGAACTTGTAGAGTTCTTTGATGCTCACGATCTGGGTGAGTATGAGGGTGAACTGCCAGAGGCGCATTTTGATGTTGACATCAAACGGAGCCATTATTTAGTTTCGATTGACAGAGATTTGATGAGTAAGCTTTTGAAAGTTGCTAAAGAGCAGCAAATTTCGGTTGAAATGCTTGTAGATTCCTGGTTGAAAGAGAAGCTTATAAAAGCAAGTTGA
- a CDS encoding PIN domain-containing protein, with protein MIDIQRGYEPALAWFASLPELPSIPGFVVMELIQAAQNKQQVRKVLQLVAPLAIVWPTETDCARALSDFTAYHLSHKVGLIDALIAACAVGHNATLCTFKVKPTK; from the coding sequence ATGATCGACATCCAGAGGGGTTATGAGCCAGCACTGGCTTGGTTTGCCTCTCTCCCAGAACTGCCAAGCATTCCTGGTTTTGTGGTGATGGAATTGATTCAGGCTGCTCAAAATAAGCAACAAGTGCGTAAAGTCCTACAGCTTGTAGCGCCATTGGCCATTGTTTGGCCTACTGAAACCGACTGCGCCCGTGCTCTATCTGATTTTACGGCCTATCATCTGTCTCACAAGGTTGGTCTGATTGATGCTTTGATTGCAGCCTGTGCCGTTGGGCATAACGCAACTCTGTGCACTTTCAAAGTGAAGCCTACCAAGTGA